The Myxococcota bacterium genomic sequence CGCGGTCATGCTGACCAGCCTGCAGAGCCGCGACGACGCGGCCCTGGTCGCGAACAAGCTGCTCGAGTCGATCACGCGCCCGCACGACGTCGCAGGCGGCGAGATCTACGTGACGCCGAGCATCGGCGTGGCCATGTACCCGGACGACGGCGAGACACCCGACGGCCTCCTGCGCAGCGCGGACGTGGCGCTGCACCGCGTGAAGGAAGTGGGCCGCGGGCGCTACCAGTTCTACTCGCACGAGATGCGCGGCGGCTCGTTCGAGCGCATGCAGCTCGAGGTCATGCTGCGCGACGCGCTCGAGCGCAACGAGCTCTCGCTCTACTACCAGCCGCAGGTGGACGTGGCCAAGGGCGAGCTCGTGGGCGCGGAGGCGCTCCTGCGCTGGATCCACCCCGAGCGCGGCATGATCCCGCCCAGTGACTTCATTCCGCTGGCCGAGGCCAACGGCATGATCGACGCGATCGGCGAGTGGGTGCTGCGCACGGCGTGCGCGCAGAAGAAGGCCTGGGAGCGCGCGGGCCTGGGCGAGTTCCCGATCTCGGTGAACGTGTCGCGGCGGCAGTTCCGCACCGCGGGCCTGGTCGAGCTGATCACGCAGATCCTCCACGAGACCGGGCTCGAGCCGAGTCACCTCGAGCTCGAAGTCACCGAGAACGCCCTGATCGAAGACGTGGACCAGACGCTGGGCGTGCTGCGCCGCGCGCGCGAGCAGGGCATGGGCATCGCGATCGACGACTTCGGCACCGGCTACTCGAGCCTCGCCGTGCTGGGTCAGTTCCCGGCCAGCGCGCTCAAGATCGACCAGGCGTTCGTGCGCGACATCTCGGCCGACCCCGCGCACGCGGCGATCACGCGCGCCGTGCTCGCGGTGGCGGCCGAGCTGCGGCTGGGCGTGGTGGCCGAGGGCGTCGAGACGCGCGCCGAGCGCGACTTCCTGGTCGAGCTCGGCTGCGAGCGCATGCAGGGCTACCTGTT encodes the following:
- a CDS encoding EAL domain-containing protein, yielding MARVLIIDDSAGSARGLQECLATSGVELCVIPWSESASLAAAEFAPALVVLCLASSTGHGAARCAALRAEPALDGVPLLVSGGALEQDELARCLELGADDALVLPVHPRIAAGRVLSLSRAKAEREAHAHLARVAEQGQQAFRTTIDALRRSTEAMEHSERRKRYLETHDALTGLANRDYFREFARRTLGYARRYGNTLAVLTINLDHFDRVNENLGHVTGDQLLQSVAKRLKSCVRGSDIAARFGGDDFAVMLTSLQSRDDAALVANKLLESITRPHDVAGGEIYVTPSIGVAMYPDDGETPDGLLRSADVALHRVKEVGRGRYQFYSHEMRGGSFERMQLEVMLRDALERNELSLYYQPQVDVAKGELVGAEALLRWIHPERGMIPPSDFIPLAEANGMIDAIGEWVLRTACAQKKAWERAGLGEFPISVNVSRRQFRTAGLVELITQILHETGLEPSHLELEVTENALIEDVDQTLGVLRRAREQGMGIAIDDFGTGYSSLAVLGQFPASALKIDQAFVRDISADPAHAAITRAVLAVAAELRLGVVAEGVETRAERDFLVELGCERMQGYLFGRPLPKDEFEVVWRQGGEIPD